The genomic stretch GTAAACATCACTTCAAGCCTTTGAATTGCAAGCTTAAACTACAATTAGCAGCAAGCGAGGCCCTTTTAGGACTCTGCTGTATCTCGTTGTGGTTTCATCCTCTTGTCCAAGCTTTTCAGCTTAACTACTAAAACACCAAACAGCTAATCCCGCCGTCTGAGCATCCAAAATAGCCTGCAGATTTccagaagaaactgaaagaatCCCTCAAGTCAAACACCACGCGGTAATTTTCAATTGCTTGCTAAGCGCTGCTAAAAATAAGCCGTGGAGAAAGGATCAGAGGGCAAACAAAGCGAACCGCAGAGCACCCCGGCAAAAGGGCAGCGCCAGAGCAGAGAGACACACAAAATCTGATAGATTAAGTAAACTTTTTGTCAAACCGGAATTTAACTATAAACCAACAGCAGCCTGTTGGAAGAAGTTCAGAAtataaaagtgaaaaaggaattaaattgAGTTAATCCCAGAACTACAGACTGAGCTCTAACACACAGCTGAAGCAACCCGCCACAGAAGCGGCAAACACGAGGTGAATGACAACTCAATCACATTAAACTTCCTTTATCTGCAACTTTTCACTCTGTCTCCTGCAAAGGGAAGTTACAAAAGTAACTGGAATAAAGTGTATGACACACAGAGCACCTGAATTTTAGATACCGCAGCCTGCGCCCTCCTCCCCTGTGTCCATTACGTTCATACTTAAAATGCCGTAAATCCGGGCAGCTCAAACACACCCACAGCACCTCCCTGCAGACGATTTCTAAATGCCGAGCTGGTTTTGCAGGGCTGGTCCTTGGTagatatttttcaataaaagcaAGACGACAAGTCCGTTAGCCACACCAGCTGCTTAACTTGGTCGTTCTACATCTGCTCTGAAAAAGTTGAGGGGCTTTTTTCCCAGCACCTGTCtatgaaatagaaatatttgatTTGGAAACtctaaataaaacaggaaaactaaCTAGCCTGCAAAAACAAGTTCAAAGATAAGCAGTGGGACTGGGGAACAGAGCGCTTGATATTTCAGTTATGGGCAATCTGAAGTTGGGTGGGTTAAAACACTGACACGTGCacacttgtttgttttaataatggGTTTTATTAATCTTATCAACTTGCTATATGTCCATCTACCAGTACAACCAGTGTTAAAACTTactaagtcttttttttttttttttatgctcaAGAACTAACTTTTACAAGAAATTCCTCTTCTCCACTTCTAAAGTGAAATTAATAATTAGCTCTGCTGGCTAACAATAATAAAATCCATATTCCACTCAGCCTTCCTAAGCAAGACTTCAAGTTGGGTTTCTTGTAAAAAGTAAAGATGCCAACATGCATGAGGCTTCAAgtgttggggggaaaaaaaaaagacaccagaaaaaaagcaatttattttctcttggaaaatcTACACTTGAATGTCTTGAGCAGGATCCAaaccctccagctgctgggacaCACACGTGGGCCAGGGCTCCAGTGGGGCCTGGGGGGGCAGACACCCCCTCAGCTGCCACCCCTGTGCCCCCACCCGGGGGCTCCGAGGACAGGCCGGGAACAGCCCCGCTGCTGCCACAGTGCCTGGAAATAGGGGGGGTCTGACCCCcaacagggtttgggggtgctgcCCTGGCTCAGCCTTGGGTGCCCGCCCCGGGCGGGGAAGGGGCCTGGGCACACAAGGGAACCCCCCAGGGGACACCCGCTCCCCACGGATGGGGGAGGCAGAAACCCGGCCTCCTGatcccccccagcaccccaatgACTGAAGCAGGCACCCCGCCGTTGCCAcgggaacccaggcgtccggcccCCCCCGGCACAGAGGCCCAGGCTCCCGCCCCGCCGTTGCCATGGGAACCCAGGCGTCCTCCCGCCCCCTGCCTCCCCACCGCCGCACGGCCCCGGGCACCCCGTCCCTGGCGCCGAAAGAGACTCAGGTGCCCGGGGagggcccgcccgcccccgcgggaCGCCCAGCCGGCCCGCCCGcccgtccccgccgccgcccgggtTCGGGCCGGGCCGCGCTCACCCGTTCTTGAGGTCCACCTCCAGGATCTTGCCGTAGCCCTTGAAGAACCGCTCCACGTCCCGCTCCCGCGCCTGGTAGCTGAGGCGGCCGATGTAGACCCGCGGCATCGCGCCCGGCGGCGCCGGACGGGCCCGGGACGGacccgcggggcggggcggcgggcagcgcgCGGCGCGCGGCGGCTGACGTCACGgcgccgcgcggggcggggagggggcggtaAGCGGGGAGTACGTCAGGGAAGGCCGCGCCCCGTCCCTGGAATCGCGGCTCTTAAAGGGGCGACGGCGCCGTGTGGAAGCCGCGCGGTGGCAGCGCGCTGGTGGGCCCCACCGCCCGTGTGGGTGGGGGTCAGCCTTCCTCGTATGGAGACAACGCATCGTCTCCCCCTTCCCCCATACGCAGGGCACTTATGGGGGTCCCCATATGCCAGGGTATGGGTGGGGTCCGCCTTCCCTATGGGTCAGGGGGCTTATGGGGTCCCCCCTCCCCATATAGCAGGTGGTTTGGGGGTCTCCCTTCCCCTGGGTcggggggctggtggggatCCCCCTTCTCCATGGACGCGGTGATGGTGGGGTTCTCCTACCCACGGGTCAGGGGGCTTGCGGTGTCTCCCCACATGGCTGGTGCTGCGAGGGTCCCCCATGTGCCACAGTACTTATGGGGTCCCGTATACGGCAGGGGTCTGTGGGGTGCCCCCCCCCATATGCCGGATACTGATGGACCCCTCCCAAAtgcaggcaggggtgggggTCCCATCCCCACAGCCCGGGGTGCGCAGGGCTTCCCTCCATGGTGCCCCCCATCCCTGGGACACCCCCATCCCTGGCCACACTCGGCCATTCTTCATTCCCACCGATGAGCAACAACGCCCCTCTTGCAGATCCCAAAATACCAtttttgggatttatttttatcGTTTCAGTCGACGCATCAGATGTGCCTAAATCACACCAAACCCCAGCAGAGCCTCTCAGGAACATTTCAGCATCAGCAGCCACCACCCCCCTAAACCCCCCCGCCATGACCAAAAATTAATATGTGCAACACCAGCAGCTGGTTTTCTAACCACGATCCTGCGCATTTGACAAGTAGAGTTAAATCTAATTATTTATTCCTTCGTGCTCTGGTGTAGGAGTAAGCGCTTGGGAACATTTTGTGAAAGTAAGAGAGTTCTCTAAAGCTTGTTAGGTTTTATTACCGAATCAAATAAACAAGGTGGataaagctttaattttttctggtttgtgtcaTGCTTAATAGTGCTCTTAATGATCTCAAAgtctttctcctgcttttttccctCGCTTTATTCATCAATCAGGAAAACTCTGGGGCACATgacactgccctgcctgcagtgCTGGCGGCTTTGCTGTGGTGataggaaaatgtaaaatattggGGGGTTTAATAGTGATAGGAGAGGAGACGGGAGATGCTGGCAAGGACTTTATCATGGATTATATCTAGTGGCttcttggttggtttttgcCTAAGGGAGGTCTCAGTGTCAGGGGTTACAGGGGGATAAAATGGCTTTAATACACCCAAGCAAATTTAGCTGCTAACACAGGGCTGGGAGTTTTAATTTCAAAGTGGTTTTGCTCAAAGCACCCGCAGGTGCAGAGCCCCCTCCAACCCCGCGCAATCCCTGCCCCACCGCGCTTCTCCTCACTCCCCAGGACTCagaaaatgccccaaaatgaAGGTGAACTCCTCCTTTTAACACTCAAAAGCTGAGGTTTTTGGAGTGAGACCCCCCCTGAAGAAGCAATTTTGTATATTGGTGTTTTCCATTGCACGTCACCCTCCGGGGAGGTCAACGTGCTGCTTGTGGCTcttcctggccaccagcaaaagGCATCCCACGCCAGACTGAGCACAGAAACGTTTATTGGCagcatcttaaaaatatatatgtatattagaCATGGATTTCCAAGAGGTTCTTGTCACAATCAGTAgtggcagcagcaacagcagcaaaactcgAGTCCAAGTATTGCAAAAAAcctcccccttgtcccccctgTGACCTGCTGTCAGTCCTGTCCCCACCTCGAATGCCAccacccccagctgtccccaaaGGGATGACGGTGTCTTACAGCTGTCACTGGTGTGGTGGCACcttggcatttctttttttttttttttgctattcgAGCTCATTTTTGAGATGAGGTGACGCCAAGGGCTGGAAAAGCCCTCTGTGCCCTTGTCCTCCAGCCTGCACAGGTGTCCCCCACCCTTGTCCCGCCAGCATTCCATGGACTGGGCGgggaaaaactaaaaaaaaaaaccaaacaaaccaccaaacaaattttaaaagttgttttttctctgcaattcaATGTGGGGAGTGGTCACTTGGCTGCTGAACTTAGAGAGGGGGACATGGAGGTGGCTCAGAAGCTGCAGCCGCGCCGGGGGAAGCCGGGCAGCAACCAGCCCCATGCTGCCCGGCAAAGTCACCCAAAGTCACCCAAAATTCACCTGGAGGGACAGTGCAAATGGCAGAACACTGACAGCTGCTAAGCCAGGCAGAAGGCAGCTGAATAGCCCCAACACCACAGACATGAGGGGGAACTGCTGCTCTTCTGACGCCCTGAGCTGCAAGAGCTGCCGTGCCCGGGTTCCCTGAGATTTCTCTTGCATCCAAACTCGCCCCAGCTAAAGCCAACCTCCCTCCAGTTGCAATTACACACAATGCATCCATACAAACCTGCAGAGCTTTTAAAACTTTGGGTGGGCacacaaaagttaaaaaaaagaaaaatcaatgcatCTGGAGGGTTTTTCCCCCCGAAGCACCTCTGGTCTGCAGACACGGCAGCTCGGCTGCGGGGGAGCAGCCCCGGAGCCGCGGGTCAGAGCAGCAGGATCTGCTTGGAGGACGTGAAGGGTTTCATGGAGTTCTCCAGCGCTGCCTTGTAGTCCTGCAGCGGGACCTGGGTGCAGGCCGGCGCGCTGAGCTGGCCCCTGCGGATGAGCTGGAACAAGGCGTCCATCATGCTGGTCACGCTGTCCCGGTCTGCGAGGGAAGGACGGGGCTCTCACCGCCTGCACCGGGACAGGCCGGTTGTCCCCGGGCAAACACCCGCCTGAAGCCGTACAGGgtcctggggacacgggggtgtgATGTGCTCCCGACTCGGGCATGTGGGGTGGGACAAGAGCCCCCGGCATGGTGGCACATCCCGGTCCCTGCCCGAGCCACACCGCCTGCGTTTCAGCTGCCCTGAGGACTATCAGCActcacagaatcgcagaatcattttggttggaaaagcccctcaggatcattgaatCCAGCCGTTCCCCCACCCCGgccctgccccatgtcctgagaacctcgtgtccgtctgtccaaccctccagggacggtgactccagcactgccctgggcagcctgttccaatgccccacagccctttggggaagaaattgttccccagatccaacctcaacctcccctggcgcaacttgaggccgtttcctctgctcctggcgcttgttcctggggagcagagcccgacccccccggctccaagctcctttcaggcaggtcagagatcagaaggtctcccctcagctcctgttctccagctgaacccccagctccctcagccgctcccatcacccttgtgctccagcccctcaccagctccgttccctgctctcaactcgctccagcaccccAAGGCCTTTCTTGTTTCGTCATGACGCAAACACCACCAAGGAGGGCCGTACCCATGCCATCCCTCCGCAGCCGGGGCTCACCCTGAGCGTGGTCCTTCCTCCACTGGCTCATCCAGAAGCCGCGGAGCCGCACGTCTCGGAAGATGAACGCGCTCTGTGGAGAGAGGGAGCCACACACCCAGGTGGGACCTGTGTGTCCCCGCAGCGTGACAGCAATGGGAGGTGGCAACGAGGGCCCCTGTGCCTTCGTTAGCGCTCTCATTAGTGAGCTGGGGCACAGCGGGATGCAGAGATGCGGCTCCGAGCTGTGGACTCGGGACAGGTTTGGTGCTTGGTGTCTGTGGGGACATTTCCCTGCTGGGAATTCACAGCAGCCCAAATCCTCCATAAATAAAGTGGAGACAACCGCACTGGGGTGCAAAGCAGTGCATCCCATAATGACCCCattggtcaaaaaaaaaaaaaaaaaaaaaaaaggctggagcCTCTGAATTCGCAGGCAGGGGAGAGCGAAGCTCCCGTGCAGGAGCCGAGGGGACGGGGCATCCGCGGCGGGGCACAGGGGACGTGCCCCGAGGGGAAGCAGAACATTGCAGAACTTACCACAGGCACCATCACGGGCTGCTTTGCCATCCCCCCGTAGGTGACCATGGTGCCTTTGGGCCTGGAAGAGGAAGTGGGTATTTGGTTATCGGTCCTCGCCGTGCAGCTCCGACCTTGTgacctgtccctgtgccacatCCAAACCCTCCGCCGCACCGATGGGGCTGTTCGCGACCGAAACTCCCCCAGTTACCCCTCAGACTCTGTCTTCTCCACTCATTTCCCCACTCCAAAATTACAATTATGGCCAACATCAGCTAACGAGACCTCCGGCCACCTCTTGCACTCCGGGGAGTTCTGGAGCAGGACACTCCGGTTCCAGCTGCTGTCCCGAGCCACCACCCAGCCAAACTTACTGCAGGTGCCGCAGCATCTCCGTGGTGCTTTTGCCTCCAACGCAGTTCAGGGCGAGCCGGGGCTTCGGGATGCTCTGCAAGAGTTTATTAAGAAGGATCCCAAATTTTAGGGCTCCTTTTGAGGATGAGACCGTGGTTCTTGAGGGAACAACTGCCTTAAACCTCAAAATGGGGGCAGCTAAGAGTTATATGGCTAAAAACCTCTGATCTGGCCCTTGTGGCACCATCAGAAGCCCTCATGGTGTGGGGCTAAATCCTCATCTGGAGAGAGATTTGTCCTTCCCACCatccccgcaccttccccccAGTGCTGAACCGCAGGGACAGCCCTGGATGGCCTCTCCAGTGGGATCAGCATTGATGTACCTTAAATATATCTTTCATCTCTGGCTTTCTCAGCATCTCCTCCGTGACAACGTGGTCTGCACCCAGGGCCATCAGCCTCTCCACCAGCTTTGGGAGATCAGCTCTggggaagggaaataaaaaaggacTTTAGAGCCAGAAAGCAGTGtcaccttttcctttctgctcagaCGTAGCTTGGGGACAAGAGGGCAGAGGCTGGAGGACACCTCAGAGGAGCAAacggggtgcagggaggaaatcCCAGGTTGGACGGGCAGGACATCCAGCCCCAAAGACCTTGTCCCCTCCCCGGGGACTCACCTGTCCCTCACCACATTGATGGTCTTGATGCCAGAGGCTTTGGCGATCTGGATCACAGCCTGGCCCACGCCGCTGTTGGCAGCGTTCTGGATGACCGAGTCACCTGGACATAAACAAATCCAGACTTTCATTGCAGAAGTGACCAGCAAATCCACCCGTATTTCtttcacagaatggctggggttaaagggacctctgaagatcatccagtccaaccccctgctcacgcagggtcaccggagcagatcgcacaggtcggtccagggggtttgaatgtctcagacaaggagactccacagccgctctgggcagcctggtccgggctctggcacctcccagaaaagaagtttctcctcatgttcacatggaccctcctgtgttt from Caloenas nicobarica isolate bCalNic1 chromosome 23, bCalNic1.hap1, whole genome shotgun sequence encodes the following:
- the MECR gene encoding enoyl-[acyl-carrier-protein] reductase, mitochondrial isoform X3, which codes for MQRAAARALRGARTLPVRARSAGTGPPPRGLLYERHGEPPAVVQLKDLEVAELGDSDVHVKMLAAPINPADINMIQGTWRTRGVFPQETLLKVPSDIPVPCAATLSVNPCTAFRMLADFESLAPGDSVIQNAANSGVGQAVIQIAKASGIKTINVVRDRADLPKLVERLMALGADHVVTEEMLRKPEMKDIFKSIPKPRLALNCVGGKSTTEMLRHLQPKGTMVTYGGMAKQPVMVPVSAFIFRDVRLRGFWMSQWRKDHAQGEPRLRRDGMDRDSVTSMMDALFQLIRRGQLSAPACTQVPLQDYKAALENSMKPFTSSKQILLL
- the MECR gene encoding enoyl-[acyl-carrier-protein] reductase, mitochondrial isoform X1, with the protein product MQRAAARALRGARTLPVRARSAGTGPPPRGLLYERHGEPPAVVQLKDLEVAELGDSDVHVKMLAAPINPADINMIQGTYATLPPLPAVGGNEGVGEVLEVGRRVTALKPGDRVIPAVNGLGTWRTRGVFPQETLLKVPSDIPVPCAATLSVNPCTAFRMLADFESLAPGDSVIQNAANSGVGQAVIQIAKASGIKTINVVRDRADLPKLVERLMALGADHVVTEEMLRKPEMKDIFKSIPKPRLALNCVGGKSTTEMLRHLQPKGTMVTYGGMAKQPVMVPVSAFIFRDVRLRGFWMSQWRKDHAQGEPRLRRDGMDRDSVTSMMDALFQLIRRGQLSAPACTQVPLQDYKAALENSMKPFTSSKQILLL
- the MECR gene encoding enoyl-[acyl-carrier-protein] reductase, mitochondrial isoform X2, giving the protein MQRAAARALRGARTLPVRARSAGTGPPPRGLLYERHGEPPAVVQLKDLEVAELGDSDVHVKMLAAPINPADINMIQGTYATLPPLPAVGGNEGVGEVLEVGRRVTALKPGDRVIPAVNGLGTWRTRGVFPQETLLKVPSDIPVPCAATLSVNPCTAFRMLADFESLAPGDSVIQNAANSGVGQAVIQIAKASGIKTINVVRDRADLPKLVERLMALGADHVVTEEMLRKPEMKDIFKSIPKPRLALNCVGGKSTTEMLRHLQPKGTMVTYGGMAKQPVMVPVSAFIFRDVRLRGFWMSQWRKDHAQDRDSVTSMMDALFQLIRRGQLSAPACTQVPLQDYKAALENSMKPFTSSKQILLL